Within the Mixophyes fleayi isolate aMixFle1 chromosome 5, aMixFle1.hap1, whole genome shotgun sequence genome, the region GCCTGCAGTCTGGCTAACAATGTAGGCAAGGCtaatagaggggaaaaaaagcagctttctattcctctctctccctttcctctctctGGTGTCCACTGACTGTTACAAGATGtactaaaaatgaaataaacgctggagagaaaaaaaatcccacatGTCTTTAATTGAGGATCCTTTAAGGCACTGCGGTGGTCAATTGGTGTACAGAATTGGAGGACAGGGAGCTGGGAAACAGGATTCAGAATATAGATCACGTATGGAGGACAGAAAAGATCAAAGCTTCAGAGGCTGAAAAGACTGAGTTCCCTACAGATTAACCCCATTCACCAGGGCTCTCTTTAAGGGGGACCCATGTCCTGAGCCACTAGACAGACAGGTAAAATGTTCAGTCTCTTGCAAAGCATTTTGCAACTAATTCAGCACGCCTTCTGCCTAAATGGACTTAGGCTTGACAGACACACAATGCATTCTCTGCTGACAAAAGAAGCACGttttatatacacaagttaagTATAAAAGGTTACTATGATGTTAACCTGTTAAATTAGTCCAGCAAATTGACCGATTTGACATTTTAACACCGAGTAAGAGATTATTTCTTGGATCTGTAATTGCAGGTATAGTATAAACTAATGGTCATTTGTTCTGTGGAATAAGACTAATATAATTGTAAAGATAACCAATTCATACCAATGTGAATGCACTTATTTagaaaatgtcaaaaacaaatatttgaacTTAGTCGAATTAACCCCTGAATTCACTAAGACAATTAGTATGGAACCCAAGAACACCAAAGATTTAGATAAAAAAGTAAGATAGAACTTTaagtaacatttataaaaaatattttattgacaaaaTAGAATAATCAATTATTTTGTTCTTATGAAGAAGCCTCTAAActttatacaaatatttacacAATGTTATAACtttgtatatgtacatattttacaCATATTACACGTTGAAAcaattgtttatataaatacatcCTGTAGTGTAAGAAACCCGTATTTACTTGGggtgatttttctttttaattaagaCAAGGTTTAAGGCATTTGCTTGGCTAATTAACAGTTTCCATTCCCCGTTGTTGTCATGTGACCCGGGGGTGCCACAAGgcatctgggattgtggcatttgTAGACATATTGGcactgatgggggggggggggaccctaGGAATTCCAGAAAAAATTTTTCTTACGGACTCACACACATAATATCCAgcgaaataaaaatagaaaacgaGGTTACCCCATACATGTTAACATGACAGCAGCATAATAAAATTATTGCCTAATTTTTTTGCAACTCAGGGACAATCCTCTGCCCCTGGTCAGTTAAATTACGGTTTCAGTAATGCTCCTTGCATATAAATGGAGAGAAATCAGGGAGGCTTCAATACCAGGTACATTGTTCTGACCAGTCATTCAAGTCCCTACTAATGGATACCATTAAGAGTTCATTATCATGCTAATAGCAAGAAACTAAAGAAAGAAGGGGGCTTTTGGGTTAGGTCTTCAGCTCTCAGGTCCCTTCCCCCTCCCATTTTCCTGTCCATCTTAGACCTGAGATAAGGGCATCTGTTTAGGATAAGACATTGAGCTGGCAGTGCCAGACCTCCAAGTCAACCCAGTACTGACATCACTGTACATGGACCCACCAGTTGCTTTGCTGCCCCAACAGCACCGTGTACAGAAAGCCCTCCAGGATTCCATGGTTTTCCCAGACCAAATCCATACCCCAGAAGTGATGCCAACCACCAAGCACATAAAGTACTTAAGCATGAAGACTGCATAGTCCGGCCGGCGGGGCTGTGCCAGTTCAGGTAGGCAGGAGTTGCAGTTGTGCGCCAGTTCCCAGCCTTGGCGGTTGTGCTGTTCATAGAAGAAGCATGCCACCACGATGGTAGCTGGCACCGTATAGAGAACGCTGAATATACCTATTCGGATCATAAGTTTTTCCAGCTTGTCAGTCTTTGTGCCCCCTTGTTTGATGACACTGCGGATCCTGAACAGGGACACAAATCCGGCCAGCAGGAACATGCTGCCGATGAAGAGGTAGATAACCAAGGGGGCCAAAACAAAGCCCCGCAGATTGTCCAGATTCTGGTTGCCCACGTAGCAGATGCCAGCCACTGGGTCTCCATCCACTGAGCTGAGGGCTAGCACAGCTATAGACTTGATGCTGGGTACCAACCAGGCCGCCAGGTGGAAGTATTGTGAGTATCCAGCAATGGCTTCGTTGCCCCATTTCATGCCAGCTGCCAGGAACCAGGTGAGGGAAAGGATCACCCACCAGATGGAGCTGGCCATGCCAAAGAAGTAGATGAGCAGGAAAACAAGGGTGCAGAGGGCAGGTCCGGTGGTCTCATAGTGGATGTGCTCTAGGTCATGCTCCCGGCTGCAAGCCACCTTCTCATGGCCAGCGATCAGTCTCACCAGGTAGCCAGCAGAGACTAGCAGGTAGCAAGCGGACAGGAAGATGATGGGGCGCTCGGGGTACTTGAAGCGCTCCATGTCTATCAGGAAGGTAGACACTGTGGCAAACGTGGAGGCAAAACAGAGTACAGACCAGAGTCCAATCCAGAAGTTGGTAAAGGTCCTCTCCTCGGGGGTGAAGTAGGGGTTGTGGCATGGCATGGCACAGTTGGGGATCTGGCCGGTCCTCACCCTGTTATAAAGAGGGTGCCTCTCGTTGGACACCTGCACCATGGGGGCTCTGCACTGGCAGCCCGGCTCGCAGCCAGCCGGGGGTCTTGGCTTACTCTTTGGAGTCTCCACGTGCGTCTTGCCCTTGTGCGGATGAGTGGGGGCTTTCGGGGGCCGCTGCGGTGGCTCGGGCAGACTGGGCGCCACCGTGGTCACGTCTGTGCGATTGTAGTCCATGCACAACGTGTCCGGGTTGCCTTGTTCCGGGAGTCGGTCGCAGCGCATCTGATCCGGCCAGGCAAAGCCGTACTGGCGCATGAGCGGAGCGCAGCCGGCACGGGCCCGTTCACACACACTCCTGCAGGGCGGCAGCGGCTTTTTATAGTCCTCCAGGCAGATCGGGGTGTACATGCTGCACAGGAAGAACTTCAGATCGGGGGAACAATGAATCTCCACCAGCGGCCAGAACTGGTGCACCTCCAGGCCAGCCTCGTCCTGCGTGTCGTGGTTGAACTGGTTGGGCATGTACGTGTAGTTGTAGCCGATGCCCTTGCACAGAGGCACAGTGATCTCTTGGCAGGTCAGGTCCTTGGCAGCAGCACTGTGGGCTGTGGGCAGCCACGACCCGGTGAACAGAAGCAGCAGCAGGTACATCTCCAGCCAGCAGCACCTCTCCATTGCGCACAGTCTCTGATATAAATCACTGCAGGTCACTGTGAGCTGTCCCGTGGATTATCTGTTATATCCGTTGTCACAGCCCAGGGTCCTCTCCTCACCTTTCTGCCACTCACAGCTCGCCAGTAGCATCAGATCCAGCAACTCCCAGCAACTTGACTCAGGAGAGTTGAGGCACAGTTAGTTCGGAAGCAAAAATAAGTTCACCCAGCAGGAAGAATATAACAAGCTCCTCCAGTCTGCAGAAAGGTCGTAAATCCAAAGTGACAGCTTCACCTGACAATCCACAGAAAACTAGTTGCTATTTGTGCAAGATGCGTCCTGTACAAAGTACCTGGGTAAATGAGGGCTGCCCTGTACTCCGCCTCACTCTCTGCGCTTTACTTGTGCTCAGAAACTGCTCTAATGAATATTTATACCAGGAGAATGCAGGACCCACCCCCCTGACCAACCCTCTAATCCCCcccagagggaggggggggccgCTGCCTGCAGCAATCAACCTTTTTCTAAAGGTGGTCTCAGCGTGTTTATTAGCAGAGCATTGTTATGCAAGCGtgaacaaacatttttttgtgctggtgtgatgtattttataataaaagacaCACATAATTAACTTGATTTATTTACAGAAACTAAAGTAATCAAGCTAACAGATTGCTAAAACACTAGAACAGTGGCACTTGTAAATACACATTTCCCCCGTATAATTGCATGACATGTTAGTTTTAAACTAATCTCAATGGTattcttaatatatttatattatatctcTACAGCCCTTCATTGATTAATTGTCCAGAAGGAAAAACAGAAAAGCAGTGAGTAATGATTATCTTGGAAATAGGTTTTTAAACTGACaaaagtattatattatatatatatatatatatatatatatatatatatatatatatatacacacacacatatattttataattattttggcAGCACGTCACACATGTGAGTTCaaagtacagcgctgcagaattagtagcgctatataaataaatgatgatgtaatatacacacgcacacacacatattactatGATTTTTTTTGCAGCACGTcacgcaatatatatatatatatatatatatatatatatatatatatatatttatatatatatatatatatccacgtattactataatatttttttttatttttgcagcatgtcacacgatatatatatatatatatatatatatatatatatatatatatatacataccccccctctctctctcactctctttctctaTTTACATATCACATATTACtataattattttttgattaTTGCAGCACATAGCATGATAGCCAATGTTGATGAAGAAATCACCAGTTACATGACAGACTGACAGTAGAAAGGCAAAAAGAGATTATGAATTGCAAGCCGCGATCTCCAGTATAATGAAAGTGTCTTGTTTTTATAGTAGCACCAGAATGTTCTGTCATTTTAAGAATTTTTCTGCTTCCATCCAGAAGTATGTATAGCAcaatatgtgtttatttatgaCCAATGAGACTCTCTAACTGTAGACAGATAGTCTAGGAGCTCAGGAAACTGATACACTAAGTGGTATGCTAAGAAGTTGCAGAACATGTGATAGAGAGAACACAAAAACAgccaaaaaacaacaaataaactcACACTTAA harbors:
- the FZD8 gene encoding frizzled-8, whose amino-acid sequence is MERCCWLEMYLLLLLFTGSWLPTAHSAAAKDLTCQEITVPLCKGIGYNYTYMPNQFNHDTQDEAGLEVHQFWPLVEIHCSPDLKFFLCSMYTPICLEDYKKPLPPCRSVCERARAGCAPLMRQYGFAWPDQMRCDRLPEQGNPDTLCMDYNRTDVTTVAPSLPEPPQRPPKAPTHPHKGKTHVETPKSKPRPPAGCEPGCQCRAPMVQVSNERHPLYNRVRTGQIPNCAMPCHNPYFTPEERTFTNFWIGLWSVLCFASTFATVSTFLIDMERFKYPERPIIFLSACYLLVSAGYLVRLIAGHEKVACSREHDLEHIHYETTGPALCTLVFLLIYFFGMASSIWWVILSLTWFLAAGMKWGNEAIAGYSQYFHLAAWLVPSIKSIAVLALSSVDGDPVAGICYVGNQNLDNLRGFVLAPLVIYLFIGSMFLLAGFVSLFRIRSVIKQGGTKTDKLEKLMIRIGIFSVLYTVPATIVVACFFYEQHNRQGWELAHNCNSCLPELAQPRRPDYAVFMLKYFMCLVVGITSGVWIWSGKTMESWRAFCTRCCWGSKATGGSMYSDVSTGLTWRSGTASSMSYPKQMPLSQV